In Molothrus aeneus isolate 106 chromosome 4, BPBGC_Maene_1.0, whole genome shotgun sequence, the following are encoded in one genomic region:
- the LRAT gene encoding lecithin retinol acyltransferase yields the protein MKNPVPQAASLLLEKLMLLVHIRPLPAGSGGETPPPAPGYYDTSCFKRGDLLEVPRTLFIHFGIYLGENRVAHLMPDILPSITGDRRQIQQVVTNKRLILGVIARTASVRVDTVEDFAYGGSILVNHMDRLFEDQVLGSEEAARRAEKLVGATAYSLLWNNCEHFVTYCRYGAPVSFQTDKFCETVKMIIRDQRSVLASVLVGLASIVCLGVAPSTTLPTIFIPFFLWMAG from the exons ATGAAGAACCCCGTGCCACAGGCGGCCtcgctgctgctggagaagctgatGCTCCTCGTCCACATCCGGCCATTGCCCGCGGGCTCCGGCGGGGAAACGCCACCGCCTGCACCCGGCTACTACGACACCAGCTGCTTCAAGCGAGGAGACCTGCTGGAGGTGCCCCGCACCCTCTTCATCCACTTCGGCATTTACCTGGGCGAGAACCGCGTCGCCCACTTGATGCCCGACATCCTGCCCTCCATCACCGGCGACCGTCGGCAGATCCAGCAGGTGGTGACCAACAAGCGGCTTATCCTGGGCGTCATCGCCAGGACGGCCAGCGTCCGGGTGGACACGGTGGAGGACTTCGCCTACGGCGGCAGCATCCTGGTCAACCACATGGACCGGCTCTTCGAGGACCAGGTGCTGGGCAGCGAGGAGGCGGCCCGCCGGGCGGAGAAGCTGGTGGGAGCCACGGCCTACAGCCTGCTCTGGAACAACTGCGAGCACTTCGTCACCTACTGTCGATACGGAGCCCCCGTCAGCTTCCAGACCGACAAG ttctgtgAGACTGTGAAGATGATTATTCGGGACCAGAGGAGCGTCCTCGCGTCGGTGCTTGTGGGACTAGCGTCAATAGTCTGCCTAGGTGTGGCACCGTCCACCACACTCCCCACCATCTTCATTCCCTTCTTTCTGTGGATGGCTGGCTAA